The genomic window AATTCTCAAGCAACGAAAAGGCAAGAGGTTCATCTTAATTATTCTCATGAAGAGAATATTTTTCAATTATGGAAAAGTTTACGTTTCGGCAGTAATTTAGAAGAGTGGTTAGAAAAAAACCTGTAAAAATAAGGGAAACAAGTGAAATTACTTATAACAAGTGCATTTGTGTTAATGTCAATGATGTTAACGGGGTGTTTAAAAATAGAAGTCGCTACTCCTGATAAACCAATTAATATTAATATGAATGTCAAAATTGAGCATGAAATTCAGATCAAAGCGGATAGGCAGATTGAAGATTTGCTCAAAGAAAATAGCGAGCTATTTGGTAAGGTAGAGACAAAATGAAACAATTCATCAAAATAGTGATGTTATTCAGTTTATTAACTGTGTTTCCTGCACTTGCTTTAACGGTTGATGAAGCGAAAAACCAAGGATTAGTGGGTGAAACGCTATCAGGCTATCTTGCTGTCATTAATGAAGATAATAAACTTGCCACAGAATTAGTCTCGAATATTAACCGTGAACGAGAGCTAAAATACAGTGAAATAGCCAAGAAGAATAATCTGCAAACGCGTGAAGTTGCTAGAATTGCAGGGCAAAAATTAGTTGAACGAGCAAGTTCAGGTGAATATGTTCGAGGTATTAATGGTCAATGGTTACAGAAAAAGTAGTCCATATCATATTAAGTCAACATAATGATTAATATGCACTTCATCATCTGCCTACATGGCGAATTGTTTACAGTTTAGCTGATACAATTGAGTATAAAAACGGATATTTGAAAGTACCTTACTTTTACAGTTAATCTGAAAGCTTACTACTTGGTTTTACTGCTAGATAGCCGAAAAACTGCTAGAATTCGCATCAATTTTCAAATCAAATTATTGACTACGACATGAACAATTATAACGCTGATTAAGTTTGTCATTCTCAATTGGTTAGTCGTCTAAGATATATAAATAAGGATCCAAAAAGTGAAATCCATACTGACAGCTTTAGAAGCTGATATTGGACAAACTTCATTACGTGATCAGTGGCTATTAAA from Providencia sneebia DSM 19967 includes these protein-coding regions:
- a CDS encoding YnbE family lipoprotein; translation: MSMMLTGCLKIEVATPDKPININMNVKIEHEIQIKADRQIEDLLKENSELFGKVETK
- a CDS encoding YdbL family protein, with the protein product MKQFIKIVMLFSLLTVFPALALTVDEAKNQGLVGETLSGYLAVINEDNKLATELVSNINRERELKYSEIAKKNNLQTREVARIAGQKLVERASSGEYVRGINGQWLQKK